The proteins below are encoded in one region of Paenisporosarcina cavernae:
- the hisH gene encoding imidazole glycerol phosphate synthase subunit HisH: protein MIGIIDYGMGNLFSVAKALERIGVKYVVTDDQRVLQEMDGLILPGVGSFKDAMSLLNKTGLTETVHAYVASGKPLLGICLGMQLLFESSEENGQTEGLNLLPGHVKKFSGKTKNGEFFKVPHMGWNKLSFRHKSPIFDGISEDYVYFVHSYYVETDMPDVVLASCTYEDVVPAIVGRDNVWGMQFHPEKSGDVGMQLLTNFTNFVEKGGV from the coding sequence GTGATTGGAATTATCGACTATGGAATGGGGAATTTGTTCAGCGTGGCTAAAGCGTTAGAGCGAATTGGCGTAAAGTACGTTGTAACGGACGATCAACGCGTCCTGCAAGAAATGGACGGACTTATATTACCAGGTGTGGGGTCCTTTAAAGATGCGATGTCTTTGTTGAATAAAACAGGGCTAACCGAGACCGTTCATGCATATGTCGCAAGTGGCAAGCCACTACTTGGGATATGCCTCGGGATGCAGTTATTGTTTGAAAGCAGTGAAGAAAATGGTCAAACGGAAGGATTGAACCTTTTACCTGGTCATGTGAAGAAGTTTTCTGGAAAGACAAAAAATGGCGAATTCTTCAAAGTTCCACATATGGGGTGGAACAAGCTCTCGTTTCGTCACAAGTCACCCATTTTCGATGGGATTTCCGAAGACTATGTGTACTTCGTTCATTCCTATTATGTCGAGACAGATATGCCTGATGTTGTATTAGCAAGTTGTACGTATGAAGACGTAGTGCCTGCCATTGTCGGTCGAGACAATGTGTGGGGGATGCAATTCCATCCAGAAAAAAGTGGGGATGTTGGCATGCAGCTACTCACAAACTTTACCAACTTCGTTGAAAAAGGAGGAGTGTAA
- the hisA gene encoding 1-(5-phosphoribosyl)-5-[(5-phosphoribosylamino)methylideneamino]imidazole-4-carboxamide isomerase: MSFQLYPAIDMRNGKCVRLLQGDYAKETIYGDSPFDMAMQFANNGATWIHMVDLDGARDGKRVNDGFVIQAANDLQANIQIGGGIRTEQDIVHYLDQGIARVILGSVAIENPVFAKEMLRKYGNQLAIGLDAKDGFVATHGWVTTSSVKAIDVAKEFAEAGTETFIFTDIATDGMLSGPNEQAVVELAHATGKNVIASGGVSGLHDLHSLQKRQEDGVVGVIVGKALYEEKFTLAQALSEVQS, translated from the coding sequence TTGAGTTTTCAACTGTATCCCGCAATCGACATGCGGAACGGAAAATGTGTCAGACTCCTTCAAGGGGATTACGCAAAGGAAACAATATACGGCGATAGCCCGTTTGATATGGCAATGCAATTTGCAAATAACGGGGCAACGTGGATTCATATGGTCGACTTAGATGGTGCGCGAGATGGCAAACGAGTGAATGATGGATTTGTCATACAAGCGGCAAACGACTTACAAGCCAACATTCAAATTGGTGGAGGGATTCGCACGGAACAAGACATCGTGCATTACTTAGATCAAGGAATCGCTCGAGTCATTTTAGGGAGTGTGGCCATCGAAAATCCTGTATTTGCAAAAGAAATGCTGCGGAAATACGGCAACCAATTAGCCATTGGATTAGATGCAAAAGATGGGTTCGTAGCGACACATGGTTGGGTAACGACCTCTAGTGTGAAGGCGATTGACGTGGCAAAAGAATTTGCAGAAGCAGGAACGGAAACGTTCATTTTTACGGATATCGCAACGGACGGGATGCTTTCTGGACCTAATGAGCAAGCGGTAGTAGAACTTGCCCATGCGACAGGAAAAAATGTCATTGCATCTGGAGGAGTAAGTGGTCTGCATGATTTACACTCCTTACAAAAGCGGCAAGAAGATGGAGTGGTTGGCGTAATTGTCGGAAAAGCGTTATACGAGGAGAAATTTACGTTAGCCCAGGCATTAAGTGAGGTGCAGTCATAA
- the hisIE gene encoding bifunctional phosphoribosyl-AMP cyclohydrolase/phosphoribosyl-ATP diphosphatase HisIE produces the protein MNIEDLTFDVNGLLPAVVQDAATKEVLTVAYMNKESLEKTLQTNETWFYSRSRKELWHKGATSGNTQTIVDIVVDCDADALVVLVKPAGPACHTGARSCFSRSLLRENDGNETSNDPPETHEQILTTLQEVIRQREIERPEGAYTTYLFEKGVDKILKKVGEEASEVIIAAKNRDKEEVKWETADLLYHVLVLLQEQQVPFEEVLAVLAQRHNESA, from the coding sequence GTGAACATAGAGGACTTAACGTTTGACGTGAATGGGCTACTACCTGCCGTTGTACAAGATGCCGCAACGAAGGAAGTGCTGACAGTTGCTTACATGAACAAAGAATCGTTAGAAAAAACACTTCAAACGAACGAAACGTGGTTTTATAGCCGCTCGAGAAAGGAACTGTGGCACAAAGGTGCAACTAGTGGCAACACGCAAACGATTGTCGACATCGTCGTCGATTGCGATGCGGACGCGCTTGTCGTTCTCGTGAAACCCGCAGGACCTGCTTGCCACACGGGAGCAAGAAGTTGTTTCTCACGCAGTTTGTTGCGTGAAAACGATGGAAATGAAACCTCGAATGATCCACCAGAGACGCACGAACAGATTTTAACCACACTTCAAGAAGTGATCCGACAACGTGAAATCGAACGTCCAGAAGGAGCATATACGACGTATTTATTTGAAAAAGGCGTCGATAAAATCTTGAAAAAAGTGGGAGAAGAAGCGTCCGAAGTCATCATTGCGGCAAAAAACCGCGACAAAGAAGAGGTAAAGTGGGAAACGGCCGATTTACTGTACCACGTGCTTGTTTTATTACAAGAACAACAAGTGCCGTTTGAAGAAGTGCTAGCGGTGCTGGCGCAACGACACAACGAATCGGCGTGA
- a CDS encoding GGDEF domain-containing protein has product MENKDLIALQSHVTLLRSEGKYLETIESAYDLLDKGITYHDRKSILTAHINTAASYYCLGAIEEAFHSIEAYDEVCQQDGDEADWLNLYNILFLLYEFTKDYSNAKKTLEKSIAIGTKLEKFNIVSNGYSNLSHLYMEETNFDEALHCAEKGLAAATLHTPKSPVLSLRVQLNWSKAQIGLGNLEEAKKRIDEMIRAEYLSSFPREKAQCYDLLGLWQSKMGNYVEAMEAYTNAKEIAESYHDVHLLKTIQEARCNLCDLIGDTEQGYFIQKEYIELLNEISSRELALAAQKLEVKHRIAGMEKNATIDFLTGIYNRQYLEKTVDQRLQAVTGNEVLSCLAFDIDNFKAINDAFGHVYGDTVIQMVSDAINSCLTDQALFGRYGGDEFVVIVSGSASEQGMGTATEMEKQVKNLQVIKDGKIVTVEISIGISDSNNLSERSFQELFHQADLALYEAKKNGKNQICVTSLV; this is encoded by the coding sequence ATGGAGAACAAAGATTTAATCGCATTGCAATCACATGTAACTCTTCTTCGATCAGAGGGCAAATACTTAGAAACGATTGAAAGTGCCTATGATTTACTCGATAAAGGCATCACCTATCACGATCGTAAATCGATACTGACTGCGCACATTAATACAGCAGCTTCCTATTATTGTCTTGGAGCCATTGAAGAGGCTTTTCATTCCATCGAAGCGTATGACGAAGTTTGCCAGCAAGATGGGGATGAGGCAGATTGGCTCAATCTCTATAACATTTTGTTTTTGCTATATGAGTTTACGAAAGATTATTCAAATGCGAAGAAGACGTTAGAAAAGTCGATCGCCATTGGAACAAAACTGGAGAAATTCAATATAGTGAGTAACGGCTATAGCAATCTGAGTCATCTGTATATGGAAGAAACGAATTTTGACGAAGCACTTCATTGCGCCGAAAAAGGACTTGCAGCGGCTACATTACATACCCCGAAAAGTCCTGTACTATCGCTTCGCGTACAGTTAAATTGGTCGAAAGCACAAATTGGATTAGGCAATCTAGAAGAGGCAAAGAAACGTATCGACGAAATGATTCGTGCCGAGTATTTGTCTTCATTCCCACGAGAGAAAGCGCAGTGTTACGACTTACTTGGCCTGTGGCAATCCAAAATGGGGAACTATGTAGAAGCAATGGAAGCTTACACGAACGCGAAAGAAATCGCCGAAAGCTATCACGACGTCCATTTACTGAAAACGATTCAAGAAGCGCGCTGTAACTTGTGCGATTTGATCGGCGACACAGAACAAGGCTATTTCATTCAAAAAGAATATATTGAGTTGCTAAACGAAATTTCGTCGCGAGAACTAGCGCTGGCTGCGCAAAAACTGGAGGTAAAACACCGGATTGCAGGGATGGAAAAAAACGCGACAATCGACTTTTTAACGGGTATTTACAATCGTCAATACTTAGAAAAAACGGTGGATCAGCGACTTCAAGCGGTTACGGGGAATGAAGTACTTTCTTGTCTGGCGTTCGATATCGACAACTTTAAAGCGATTAACGATGCTTTTGGACATGTGTACGGGGATACCGTCATTCAAATGGTGAGTGACGCCATTAATTCTTGTCTGACAGATCAAGCGCTATTTGGAAGATATGGTGGCGATGAATTTGTCGTGATTGTTTCAGGGTCTGCAAGTGAACAGGGAATGGGAACTGCGACCGAGATGGAAAAACAAGTGAAGAATTTACAAGTAATTAAAGACGGGAAGATTGTCACCGTCGAAATCAGTATCGGGATTTCCGATTCCAACAATTTATCAGAACGCTCGTTTCAAGAGCTGTTTCACCAAGCAGATCTCGCACTGTACGAAGCGAAAAAGAATGGTAAAAATCAAATTTGTGTTACCTCACTGGTCTAA
- a CDS encoding DUF3307 domain-containing protein, whose amino-acid sequence MTPFAYLFIGHLIGDFLLQTSWMAKNKATHWGALVVHCSVYTLAVVLVGIWGSIDWSFIAIGLLFLSHMLLDRRTFNMWWNRVVMQNTTEKWLFVVTDQVFHLIVLAVLLHYFL is encoded by the coding sequence ATGACACCATTTGCATACTTATTTATCGGTCATTTAATCGGAGATTTTCTCCTCCAAACGTCTTGGATGGCAAAAAATAAAGCAACGCATTGGGGCGCATTAGTCGTCCATTGTTCGGTGTATACATTAGCGGTGGTCCTAGTCGGTATTTGGGGAAGTATCGATTGGAGCTTCATAGCCATCGGATTGCTATTTCTCTCTCACATGCTCCTCGATCGACGAACATTTAACATGTGGTGGAATCGGGTGGTGATGCAAAACACGACTGAAAAATGGCTATTTGTCGTGACAGATCAAGTTTTTCACCTTATCGTCCTTGCAGTACTTCTTCATTATTTCCTCTAA
- the hisF gene encoding imidazole glycerol phosphate synthase subunit HisF produces MLTKRIIPCLDVKDGRVVKGVQFVKLKDAGDPVELAKVYDAQGADELVFLDISATHEERKTLIDVVERVASELAIPFTVGGGINSLKDMKQVLRAGADKVSLNSAAVKNPALIQQGADFFGSQCIVVAIDAKYDLEAKAFRVYTHGGRTPTEWLVLDWVKEAVRRGAGEILLTSMDQDGEKSGFQLELTKAVSEAVNVPVIASGGAGNAEHFREAFVKGSADAALAASIFHYQETSVAQVKAYLREKGVNVR; encoded by the coding sequence ATGCTGACAAAACGAATTATTCCCTGTCTAGACGTAAAAGATGGACGCGTCGTCAAAGGCGTTCAATTTGTGAAGCTGAAAGATGCAGGAGATCCAGTTGAACTAGCAAAAGTGTATGACGCACAAGGAGCGGACGAGCTGGTATTTTTAGATATTTCCGCGACACACGAAGAAAGAAAGACGCTCATCGATGTAGTCGAACGAGTGGCGTCAGAACTTGCGATTCCGTTTACAGTTGGTGGAGGTATTAATTCGCTAAAAGATATGAAGCAAGTATTACGAGCTGGCGCAGACAAAGTATCCTTGAATTCGGCAGCGGTAAAAAATCCAGCGCTCATTCAACAAGGTGCAGATTTTTTTGGCTCCCAGTGCATCGTTGTGGCGATTGATGCGAAGTATGATTTAGAGGCAAAAGCGTTTCGGGTGTACACACACGGTGGACGAACTCCCACTGAGTGGCTCGTCTTAGACTGGGTAAAAGAAGCTGTTCGACGCGGGGCAGGAGAAATCTTGCTCACGAGTATGGACCAAGATGGCGAAAAAAGCGGCTTTCAGCTGGAGCTGACAAAAGCGGTAAGTGAAGCAGTAAATGTGCCAGTCATTGCCTCCGGTGGGGCTGGTAACGCAGAACATTTTCGAGAAGCATTTGTGAAAGGATCAGCCGATGCAGCACTTGCAGCATCAATATTTCATTACCAAGAAACGTCTGTTGCGCAAGTAAAAGCGTATTTGCGAGAAAAAGGAGTGAATGTCAGGTGA
- the katG gene encoding catalase/peroxidase HPI, translating to MENNVHDPNDEKRHTAAGDSQCPVTGGHKDSAITTSNKPGKTQNKDWWPNMLNVNMLHQHDRKSNPFGEEFDYKAEFEKLDYNALKQDLRDLMTNSQDWWPADYGHYGGLFIRMSWHAAGTYRTFDGRGGGNTGNQRFAPLNSWPDNVNLDKARRLLWPIKQKYGNKISWADLLVLTGNVALESMGFKTFGFAAGREDVWAPEEDVYWGNEKEWLADNRYSGDRELESPLAAVQMGLIYVNPEGPNGKPDPLASAQDIRETFARMGMNDEETVALIAGGHTFGKTHGAGDPSNVGDDPEAATMENQGIGWKSTYGSGKGRDTISSGLEGAWTANPTQWDNGYWVQLFEYDWELTKSPAGAYQWIAKNLKEEDKAPDAEDANKKVPTMMSTADMALKVDPDYEKISRRFYEDHAAFEDAFARAWFKLLHRDMGPKDRYWGPEVPEEELIWQDPVPKPDYTLSFDELEEVKGKIVASGLTTSQLIKTAWASASTYRDSDKRGGANGARIRFAPQKNWEANEPEELAHVLAEYEKIQAATGNKISIADLIVLGGNLAIEQSIKAAGFDVTVPFTQGRGDALEEMTDAESFDVLEPVSDGFRNYQKQEYATSPEEMLLDRANLLGLTAPEMTALIGGLRVLGANYKGSKDGVFTNREGQLTNDFFVNLLDMNIEWTPAGFNKYEGRNRQSGEVVRTASRFDLVFGSNSILRAVAEVYAQDDNREKFIRDFVKAWNKVMNADRFDLQK from the coding sequence ATGGAAAACAATGTACATGATCCGAACGACGAAAAAAGACACACAGCAGCGGGGGATTCACAGTGCCCGGTAACTGGTGGTCATAAAGATAGCGCAATTACAACATCGAACAAACCAGGGAAGACGCAAAACAAAGACTGGTGGCCAAATATGTTGAATGTCAACATGTTGCACCAGCACGATCGAAAATCGAACCCATTTGGGGAAGAGTTTGATTACAAAGCTGAATTTGAAAAATTAGATTACAATGCATTAAAACAAGATTTACGCGATTTAATGACAAATAGCCAAGACTGGTGGCCAGCCGATTATGGTCATTACGGCGGGTTATTCATCCGTATGTCATGGCATGCAGCGGGTACATACCGCACATTTGATGGTCGCGGAGGCGGTAACACGGGTAACCAACGTTTCGCACCACTTAATAGCTGGCCGGATAATGTGAATCTTGATAAAGCGCGTCGACTACTTTGGCCGATTAAACAAAAATATGGCAACAAAATTTCGTGGGCGGATCTTCTAGTATTAACAGGGAACGTCGCATTAGAATCGATGGGCTTCAAAACATTCGGTTTTGCCGCTGGTCGAGAAGATGTTTGGGCGCCAGAAGAGGATGTTTATTGGGGAAATGAAAAAGAGTGGTTAGCAGACAACCGTTACTCTGGAGATCGTGAACTAGAGTCACCACTAGCAGCAGTTCAAATGGGTCTTATTTACGTCAATCCAGAAGGACCAAACGGTAAACCAGATCCGCTTGCATCTGCACAAGATATTCGTGAGACATTCGCCCGTATGGGAATGAACGACGAAGAAACGGTTGCATTAATTGCAGGTGGTCACACGTTCGGTAAAACACACGGCGCTGGAGATCCTTCTAATGTTGGAGACGATCCAGAAGCTGCAACAATGGAAAACCAAGGAATTGGTTGGAAGAGTACGTATGGTTCAGGAAAAGGTCGCGACACGATTTCAAGTGGCCTTGAAGGTGCTTGGACAGCGAATCCTACGCAGTGGGACAATGGCTACTGGGTACAATTGTTTGAATATGATTGGGAACTAACAAAGAGTCCAGCTGGTGCGTACCAATGGATTGCCAAGAACTTAAAAGAAGAAGACAAAGCTCCAGACGCAGAAGATGCGAACAAAAAAGTTCCAACAATGATGTCAACTGCAGATATGGCGCTGAAAGTAGATCCAGATTACGAAAAAATTTCTCGTCGTTTCTATGAAGATCACGCAGCATTTGAAGATGCTTTTGCGCGTGCTTGGTTTAAGCTTCTTCACCGCGACATGGGTCCAAAAGATCGCTACTGGGGACCTGAAGTGCCAGAAGAAGAGTTAATCTGGCAAGATCCAGTGCCAAAACCCGACTACACATTGTCGTTTGATGAGTTAGAAGAAGTGAAAGGAAAAATTGTAGCAAGTGGATTAACAACGTCTCAGCTAATAAAAACGGCTTGGGCATCTGCAAGCACGTATCGTGATTCAGATAAACGCGGTGGCGCAAATGGTGCTCGTATCCGTTTTGCACCGCAAAAGAACTGGGAAGCAAACGAACCGGAAGAATTAGCGCACGTTCTAGCAGAATATGAAAAAATTCAAGCAGCAACTGGAAACAAAATTTCCATCGCTGATTTAATCGTGCTAGGTGGAAACTTGGCAATTGAACAATCCATTAAAGCGGCAGGCTTTGACGTTACTGTTCCATTTACACAAGGTCGAGGCGATGCACTAGAAGAAATGACAGATGCAGAAAGCTTCGACGTATTAGAACCAGTATCAGATGGCTTCCGTAATTACCAAAAACAAGAGTATGCAACGAGTCCAGAAGAAATGCTCTTAGATAGAGCAAATCTTTTAGGCTTAACAGCTCCGGAAATGACTGCCCTAATCGGAGGTTTGCGCGTATTAGGTGCAAATTACAAAGGATCAAAAGATGGCGTATTCACGAATCGTGAAGGGCAACTAACGAATGATTTCTTCGTAAACTTGCTCGACATGAATATTGAATGGACACCAGCTGGATTTAACAAATACGAAGGACGCAACCGTCAATCAGGCGAAGTCGTTCGTACAGCATCGCGCTTTGATCTAGTATTTGGTTCCAATTCTATCTTGCGTGCAGTGGCAGAAGTATACGCACAAGACGATAACCGCGAGAAATTCATCCGTGATTTCGTCAAAGCGTGGAACAAAGTCATGAATGCAGATCGTTTTGATTTACAAAAATAA
- a CDS encoding HD domain-containing phosphohydrolase, which translates to MDKLAKIFHSIAIISGESDLDVVLVELAQLGKELAQADRCTVWLYDAKTDENWTLVAQEVDEIRVPARSGFIGKAIQSGKTIVIEDAYNDPRFNQEVDRQTGYHTRTILTVPFQNTEGAYFGAFQAINKRPEGTPFTEEDVHLITLAATYAGKAIEAKLLQNELLKTQAEMIEVLGQIGESRSKETSNHVRRVAMYSYELAKLAGIPERESELLRIVSPMHDIGKVATPDAILLKPGKLTPEEFATMKEHASIGYEVFRHSERELLKTAAIIAHQHHERWDGNGYPNQLKGKEIHMFGRITAIADVFDALSSVRVYKTAWPDDDIIAYFTEQGGHQFDPVLTTLFLTNFEKFAIIRKTYAD; encoded by the coding sequence ATGGATAAATTAGCAAAAATATTTCACTCGATTGCCATTATCTCCGGCGAGAGCGATTTAGATGTCGTCTTAGTAGAATTAGCACAACTTGGTAAAGAACTCGCACAAGCAGATAGATGCACCGTCTGGTTGTATGATGCTAAAACGGATGAAAATTGGACGCTTGTTGCGCAAGAAGTAGATGAGATCCGCGTGCCAGCAAGGAGCGGATTTATTGGCAAGGCCATTCAAAGTGGGAAAACGATTGTCATCGAAGACGCGTATAACGACCCACGCTTCAACCAAGAAGTGGACCGTCAAACTGGTTATCACACCCGGACCATTTTAACCGTTCCGTTTCAAAATACAGAAGGCGCTTATTTCGGTGCTTTCCAAGCCATTAATAAACGTCCGGAAGGCACACCTTTTACGGAAGAAGACGTCCATTTAATCACACTAGCTGCAACATATGCTGGAAAAGCAATTGAAGCGAAGCTACTCCAAAATGAGTTATTAAAAACGCAAGCGGAAATGATTGAAGTGCTCGGTCAAATAGGAGAGAGTCGTTCAAAAGAGACAAGCAACCATGTTCGTCGTGTGGCGATGTATTCCTATGAGCTCGCCAAACTCGCTGGTATTCCAGAAAGAGAAAGTGAATTGCTCCGGATTGTTTCTCCCATGCACGACATTGGGAAAGTCGCCACGCCTGATGCGATTTTACTGAAGCCTGGTAAACTCACACCGGAAGAATTTGCGACGATGAAAGAACATGCGAGCATTGGGTACGAAGTATTTCGTCACTCCGAACGTGAATTATTAAAAACCGCCGCTATTATTGCCCATCAACACCATGAACGTTGGGACGGAAATGGGTATCCGAATCAGCTAAAAGGAAAAGAAATTCATATGTTTGGTCGCATTACGGCGATTGCAGATGTCTTCGATGCGCTTAGCTCCGTTCGTGTGTACAAAACTGCATGGCCAGATGACGACATTATCGCGTATTTCACTGAACAAGGTGGGCATCAATTCGACCCAGTGTTGACCACGTTATTTTTAACCAATTTTGAGAAGTTCGCGATCATTCGAAAAACATACGCGGATTAG
- a CDS encoding GNAT family N-acetyltransferase has product MVTLKKVDESNYRAVLALTTDDSQSDFVASNAISLAQAWVFYDKARPFAIVNEETIVGFIMFDYLKEAREVEIWRLMIGTEFQGKGYGKQALVAAIELLKNENKFDRVQINYVKENAGAKHLYQKLGFEETGEMEGNEVVMKLTLASS; this is encoded by the coding sequence ATGGTCACGTTAAAAAAAGTAGATGAATCGAATTATCGTGCAGTCCTTGCACTCACAACAGATGACTCTCAGTCAGATTTCGTTGCTTCCAATGCGATTTCCCTCGCGCAGGCATGGGTGTTTTATGACAAGGCAAGACCGTTTGCGATTGTAAATGAAGAGACGATAGTCGGATTTATCATGTTTGACTATTTAAAAGAAGCGCGAGAAGTAGAAATTTGGCGCTTGATGATTGGCACGGAATTTCAAGGCAAAGGATACGGAAAGCAAGCGTTAGTAGCGGCAATCGAGTTGTTGAAAAACGAAAACAAATTCGATCGCGTTCAAATAAATTATGTGAAAGAAAATGCAGGTGCGAAGCATTTGTATCAAAAACTCGGATTTGAAGAAACAGGCGAGATGGAAGGAAACGAAGTCGTCATGAAGTTGACGCTTGCATCTAGTTAA
- the hisC gene encoding histidinol-phosphate transaminase, giving the protein MENRIETSVRKELATMQSYSPGKPIWELQKEYGIEEVIKLSSNENALGASPAAKDAIAQYVASIHRYPDAHTSLLRDAISSVYDVERDNIIIGNGADEIIKLISETFLTSGDEVIVPTPSFSEYDFGANLMGATVVKVPLTETFEYDLTAVKKAITEKTKLIYLCSPNNPTGTYITREALETFLEDLPTNVLVVLDGAYAQYADANDFTDGIDLIGNKQPVIVIQTFSKVYGLAGLRVGFGIASNEIIQYLHKVREPFNVNSLAQAAAVAALEDEEHLNASKQLVVEGRKELYQAFEQLGLSYTESMANFVFVNVGVDATDVYEKLLRKGIIVRNGSVWNLLTHLRVTIGTPEENLRFIKALGECLEEVRPVDQRENRASFR; this is encoded by the coding sequence ATGGAAAATCGAATCGAAACGTCTGTACGAAAAGAACTCGCGACGATGCAAAGCTACTCTCCAGGAAAACCGATTTGGGAGTTGCAAAAGGAATACGGAATAGAGGAAGTGATCAAGCTTTCTTCTAATGAAAACGCGCTTGGAGCTTCCCCTGCGGCAAAAGATGCCATCGCGCAGTATGTCGCCTCCATTCACCGCTATCCAGATGCCCATACGTCGCTTCTTCGCGATGCAATAAGCTCGGTGTATGACGTGGAACGGGACAACATCATTATTGGAAATGGCGCAGATGAAATCATTAAGTTAATCTCGGAGACGTTTTTAACGAGTGGTGATGAAGTCATCGTGCCGACCCCTTCCTTTAGCGAATACGATTTCGGCGCAAACTTAATGGGAGCAACGGTTGTGAAAGTGCCCCTCACAGAAACGTTTGAATACGATTTAACCGCGGTGAAAAAAGCGATAACAGAAAAGACAAAACTCATTTACTTATGCTCCCCAAACAACCCAACAGGAACGTACATTACACGCGAAGCTCTCGAGACCTTTTTAGAGGATTTACCAACAAATGTCCTTGTCGTGTTAGACGGAGCATACGCGCAATATGCAGACGCGAATGATTTTACAGACGGAATCGATTTGATTGGGAATAAACAACCAGTGATCGTCATCCAGACATTCTCCAAAGTATACGGATTAGCTGGACTACGCGTAGGATTTGGAATCGCATCAAACGAAATCATTCAGTACCTTCATAAAGTTCGCGAACCATTCAATGTCAACTCCCTCGCCCAAGCTGCCGCAGTTGCTGCCCTTGAAGACGAGGAGCATTTAAACGCTTCGAAGCAATTGGTAGTGGAAGGACGGAAAGAGTTGTACCAGGCATTCGAGCAACTCGGTTTAAGCTACACCGAAAGCATGGCTAATTTTGTGTTCGTAAATGTTGGTGTCGATGCGACTGACGTGTATGAAAAGCTACTACGAAAAGGGATCATCGTGCGAAATGGCTCAGTCTGGAATTTGCTGACGCACTTACGAGTCACCATCGGAACGCCAGAAGAGAACTTACGCTTTATAAAAGCGCTGGGAGAGTGTTTAGAGGAAGTGAGACCTGTCGATCAGCGCGAAAATCGTGCAAGTTTCAGGTGA